The following coding sequences lie in one Cyanobacterium sp. Dongsha4 genomic window:
- a CDS encoding GIY-YIG nuclease family protein — translation MTISSSLPKLTDLSFLPYLDDTGKISSELEGKIGIYAIFDQNKNLRYIGYSRNLFLSLKQHLVRQSDNCSWLKLYSFDRPNRTILEEIKQNWLAENQDIPEGNGEKEHLWIQPIDAKLTMTMDETREYQRLDEISKVKFLKKIARKLEEDIKEKLNLKGVTMEIRFNPKLKEEGLLDLK, via the coding sequence ATGACTATCTCTTCATCTTTACCCAAATTAACTGATTTGTCTTTTCTTCCTTATCTTGATGATACGGGCAAAATTTCTTCAGAATTGGAGGGCAAAATTGGTATTTATGCTATTTTTGATCAAAACAAAAATTTAAGATATATAGGTTATTCTCGCAATTTATTTTTGAGCTTAAAGCAACATTTAGTAAGGCAATCTGATAATTGTTCTTGGTTAAAATTATATAGCTTCGATCGCCCCAATCGAACAATTTTAGAAGAAATTAAACAAAATTGGTTAGCAGAAAATCAAGATATACCAGAGGGTAATGGGGAAAAAGAGCATTTATGGATACAACCTATTGACGCAAAACTAACAATGACAATGGATGAAACACGGGAATATCAAAGGTTAGATGAAATTAGTAAGGTAAAGTTTCTCAAAAAAATAGCCCGTAAGTTAGAAGAAGATATTAAAGAAAAATTAAATTTGAAGGGGGTAACAATGGAAATTCGTTTCAATCCGAAGTTAAAGGAGGAAGGATTATTAGACTTAAAATAA
- the tmk gene encoding dTMP kinase, with translation MISEQENRGYFIVFEGIDGSGSSTQADLLHQYFLSQNQKSVLSPEPSNGKIGKLLREFLASPPSFLSDDLFEQQMAYLFTADRHFHLYNNIDGVKKLVEQNINVITTRYYFSSLAYNGKTESDFDFVANLNQNFPPPDLLIYLDIPVDVALSRIGNRPFKEVYENKQKLTLVRQNFEKIINEYKYSYLKIDACQTQTEIHQQIIDFLNSDRYK, from the coding sequence ATGATTAGCGAACAAGAGAATAGAGGTTATTTTATTGTTTTTGAAGGTATTGATGGCTCTGGTAGTTCTACTCAAGCAGATTTGTTACATCAATATTTTCTTTCTCAAAATCAAAAATCTGTTTTAAGTCCTGAGCCTTCTAATGGAAAAATAGGTAAACTTTTAAGAGAATTTTTAGCTAGTCCACCATCATTTTTAAGCGATGATTTATTTGAGCAACAAATGGCTTATTTATTTACTGCAGATCGTCATTTTCATCTATATAATAACATCGATGGAGTTAAAAAATTGGTTGAACAAAATATTAATGTTATTACGACTAGATATTATTTTTCATCTCTTGCTTATAATGGAAAAACTGAATCTGACTTCGATTTTGTTGCTAATCTAAATCAAAATTTTCCGCCTCCAGATTTATTAATTTATCTTGATATTCCTGTAGATGTCGCTTTAAGTAGAATTGGAAATCGTCCTTTTAAAGAGGTATATGAAAACAAACAAAAATTAACTTTAGTTAGACAAAATTTTGAAAAAATCATTAATGAATATAAATATTCTTATTTAAAAATTGATGCTTGTCAAACGCAAACCGAAATCCATCAACAAATTATTGATTTTTTAAACAGTGATAGGTATAAATGA
- the ebsA gene encoding type IV pilus biogenesis protein EbsA, whose product MSNIEKLQPANKDDTKMYLPFYNKEQQEILPYALSLYQQGYLEGERIIEGQQSIPFVAIWYVSRLPYEITRCRIQFEGSAELSYEVNLSNSEFIKYLILLIKNFKQSRQTDFSQKFYRKLLRLDE is encoded by the coding sequence ATGTCCAATATTGAAAAATTGCAACCTGCTAATAAAGATGATACAAAAATGTATCTGCCTTTTTACAATAAAGAGCAACAAGAAATCTTGCCCTATGCTTTGAGTCTATATCAACAAGGATACTTAGAAGGAGAAAGAATCATTGAAGGACAACAGAGTATCCCCTTTGTAGCTATTTGGTATGTTTCTCGCCTTCCTTATGAAATAACCAGATGCAGAATTCAGTTTGAAGGAAGTGCCGAGTTGAGCTACGAAGTAAACTTGTCTAACTCAGAATTTATTAAGTATCTAATCCTGCTCATCAAAAATTTCAAACAATCTCGGCAAACAGACTTCTCTCAGAAATTTTATCGTAAATTACTCCGCCTTGATGAGTAA
- the psbA gene encoding photosystem II q(b) protein, which translates to MTTTLQQQQQLSAWEQFCQWITSTNNRLYVGWFGVLMIPCLLTATTCFIIAFIAAPPVDIDGIREPVAGSLLYGNNIISGAVVPSSNAIGLHFYPIWEAASLDEWLYNGGPYQLVVFHFLIGVFCYMGRQWELSYRLGMRPWICVAYSAPVSAATAVFLIYPIGQGSFSDGMPLGISGTFNFMFVFQAEHNILMHPFHMLGVAGVFGGSLFSAMHGSLVTSSLVRETTETESQNYGYKFGQEEETYNIVAAHGYFGRLIFQYASFNNSRALHFFLGAWPVIGIWFTAMGISTMAFNLNGFNFNQSILDSQGHVIGTWADVLNRANIGIEVMHERNAHNFPLDLASAEPVSAPVING; encoded by the coding sequence ATGACTACCACTTTACAGCAACAACAACAGCTTTCCGCATGGGAGCAGTTCTGTCAGTGGATCACTTCTACCAACAACCGTTTATATGTAGGTTGGTTTGGTGTGTTAATGATCCCTTGTTTATTAACTGCAACCACTTGTTTCATTATCGCTTTCATCGCAGCTCCTCCCGTTGATATTGACGGTATTCGTGAGCCTGTAGCTGGTTCTTTATTATACGGTAACAACATCATCTCTGGTGCAGTTGTTCCTTCTTCCAACGCTATTGGTTTACACTTCTATCCTATCTGGGAAGCGGCTTCCTTAGATGAGTGGTTATACAACGGTGGTCCTTACCAATTGGTAGTATTCCACTTCTTGATCGGTGTATTTTGCTACATGGGTCGTCAGTGGGAATTATCCTACCGTTTAGGTATGCGTCCTTGGATCTGCGTTGCTTACTCTGCACCTGTATCTGCGGCAACTGCTGTATTCTTAATCTACCCCATTGGACAAGGTTCTTTCTCTGATGGTATGCCTTTAGGTATCTCTGGAACTTTCAACTTCATGTTTGTGTTCCAAGCTGAGCATAACATCTTAATGCACCCCTTCCATATGCTTGGTGTAGCTGGTGTATTCGGTGGATCTTTATTCTCTGCGATGCACGGTTCTTTAGTAACTTCTTCCTTAGTGCGTGAAACCACTGAAACCGAATCTCAAAACTACGGTTACAAATTCGGTCAAGAAGAAGAAACCTACAACATCGTAGCGGCTCACGGCTACTTCGGTCGTTTGATCTTCCAATATGCTTCATTCAACAACAGCCGTGCGTTACACTTCTTCTTAGGTGCATGGCCTGTAATCGGTATTTGGTTCACAGCAATGGGAATCTCTACCATGGCATTCAACTTAAATGGTTTCAACTTCAACCAGTCTATCTTAGATAGCCAAGGTCATGTAATTGGAACTTGGGCAGACGTATTAAACCGTGCAAACATCGGTATCGAAGTAATGCACGAGCGTAATGCTCACAACTTCCCCTTAGACTTAGCAAGTGCAGAGCCTGTATCTGCTCCTGTAATCAACGGATAA
- a CDS encoding FAD-dependent oxidoreductase — MKINYDLIIIGLNESAISAAEYALNLGARVAIIYNSNFSFLSKNIILDLNIDRLRLIDNILSQEVKKINCKIENLKLAGLDIFSKESVSSFSQTNRKIKVSMGKYTFSSPVAIITDILSQNLEFTYSLKTNKVNIYENFSDLKNILNSAIASVTIKGSNLEAIYLAQQLTSLNKSIILPIKNKQLLPTEDKDISWKLQLILEAKGIKICNANADKLETNQNISNENNFIINTEKNISYDDYQDLGNDLGLKWQGYNILANERLQTHNSKIYACGEILGGYTLDNLNQYEAKIAVDNSLFFPLKKVDYENISYSLNTNPRIHRIGYTEKQALQLYHNNFYIIKLDVNFNYHHYSSFIKLIISNDNLILGFHGLGKNLEELFIVIKNIKQNRYSINYLFKENFNNIYTYKIANQIKEKFLEKEKKQNNIIMGIRETFLLYKRS, encoded by the coding sequence ATGAAAATAAATTATGACTTAATCATTATCGGTTTAAATGAATCTGCTATTAGTGCGGCAGAATATGCTTTGAATTTAGGTGCAAGAGTTGCAATAATTTACAATTCAAATTTTAGTTTTTTATCAAAAAATATAATATTAGATTTAAACATTGATAGATTAAGATTAATTGATAATATCTTGAGTCAAGAAGTAAAGAAAATAAATTGTAAAATAGAAAATTTAAAATTGGCGGGATTGGATATTTTTAGTAAAGAATCAGTTTCTTCTTTTTCTCAGACAAACAGAAAAATTAAAGTATCAATGGGAAAATATACTTTTAGTTCTCCAGTGGCTATCATAACAGATATATTGAGTCAAAATTTAGAATTTACTTATAGCTTAAAGACCAATAAAGTCAATATTTATGAAAATTTTTCAGATTTAAAGAATATACTAAATAGTGCGATCGCATCTGTAACAATTAAGGGAAGTAACTTAGAGGCCATCTATTTAGCACAACAATTAACTTCACTTAATAAATCAATAATTTTACCTATTAAAAATAAACAATTATTACCTACAGAAGATAAAGATATATCTTGGAAATTGCAATTAATTTTGGAAGCTAAGGGAATAAAAATATGTAACGCTAATGCGGATAAATTAGAAACGAATCAAAATATTAGTAATGAAAACAATTTCATTATTAATACAGAAAAAAATATAAGTTATGACGACTATCAAGATTTAGGTAATGATTTAGGCTTAAAATGGCAAGGATACAATATTCTAGCTAACGAGAGACTGCAAACTCATAATTCAAAAATTTATGCCTGTGGAGAAATATTAGGGGGCTATACTTTGGATAATTTGAACCAATATGAAGCAAAAATAGCAGTTGATAATAGTTTATTTTTTCCTCTTAAAAAGGTTGACTATGAAAATATTAGTTATAGTTTAAACACCAATCCTAGAATTCATCGCATTGGTTACACAGAAAAACAAGCATTACAGCTATATCATAATAATTTTTATATTATTAAACTTGATGTTAATTTTAACTATCATCACTATAGTAGTTTCATTAAATTAATCATTAGTAATGATAATTTGATTTTGGGGTTTCATGGATTAGGAAAAAATTTAGAGGAGCTTTTTATAGTAATTAAAAATATTAAACAAAATAGGTACAGTATAAATTATTTATTTAAAGAAAATTTTAATAATATATATACTTACAAAATTGCCAATCAAATAAAAGAAAAGTTTTTAGAAAAAGAAAAGAAACAAAATAATATTATAATGGGTATTCGTGAAACTTTTTTGTTATATAAACGTAGTTAA